One segment of Microcoleus sp. FACHB-831 DNA contains the following:
- a CDS encoding ABC transporter ATP-binding protein, protein MTQSTSYPTGQNIMVNSRQGFLEIENLVKSYPSADGSKFVVLDGVNLSINEDEFICVIGHSGCGKSTLLKIVAGLEQQTSGSVRLDGKEIRKPGAERMMVFQQYSLLPWLTVKENIRLAVDEVLKNATRAEKISIVNEHLAMVNLNAAADKYPDEISGGMKQRVGIARALAIRPKMLLMDEPFGALDALTRGKLQRQVLEIWENHKQAVMMITHDVDEALYMSDRIVLMTNGPHAKIGEILEVPFPHPRDRQELRNSREYFELRNHALNFLDRYFSHDE, encoded by the coding sequence ATGACTCAATCTACTTCTTACCCCACAGGACAAAATATCATGGTTAACTCCCGCCAGGGATTTTTGGAAATTGAAAATCTTGTAAAGTCGTATCCAAGTGCTGACGGCAGTAAGTTTGTCGTCCTAGACGGTGTTAATCTCAGCATAAACGAAGACGAATTCATCTGCGTAATTGGTCACTCTGGTTGCGGTAAATCAACGCTACTAAAAATAGTCGCTGGTTTAGAACAACAGACTTCCGGCTCGGTGCGACTAGACGGCAAAGAAATTCGCAAACCCGGTGCAGAGCGCATGATGGTGTTCCAGCAATATTCTCTGCTTCCTTGGCTGACAGTGAAGGAAAATATCCGTTTGGCGGTAGATGAAGTGCTAAAGAATGCCACTCGTGCCGAGAAAATCAGCATTGTTAACGAACACTTGGCAATGGTGAATTTAAACGCAGCCGCTGACAAATATCCCGATGAAATTTCTGGGGGAATGAAACAGCGAGTTGGCATTGCAAGAGCATTAGCAATTCGTCCGAAAATGTTACTGATGGATGAACCATTTGGAGCGCTGGATGCGCTGACTAGGGGCAAGTTACAACGGCAAGTGCTGGAAATTTGGGAAAACCATAAGCAAGCGGTTATGATGATTACGCATGATGTGGATGAAGCGCTGTATATGTCAGATAGGATCGTGCTGATGACTAATGGCCCCCACGCAAAAATTGGCGAAATTTTGGAAGTTCCTTTTCCTCATCCGCGCGATCGCCAAGAGTTACGCAACTCTCGCGAGTATTTTGAACTTCGCAACCATGCTCTCAACTTTCTAGATCGCTATTTTTCCCATGACGAGTAA
- a CDS encoding ABC transporter substrate-binding protein, with translation MSDTTNWTRRSFITGLGATAAGMALSSCAVSSDSPDGDSSASRSAKGLTEEARAIEQVVKPGDLEKSDITVGYVPVNDCAPFAIAWKKGFFRKYGLNVKLVREASWATSRDGLIFGRTDAAPVVSGAVTNARIGAEGARHAPMCAAMVIHRHGNAMTMNKAMWDFGLRPWYEYQQQYGDRALEEFGKQFKAYFDSQPPEQRVWAVVLSSSIYEYFVRYLSAAAGVDPIKEFRIIIVPPPQMVSNVRIGAMQAYMVAEPWNTRAIYEKAITGEQGIGFTFAQGKEVWLGHPDRLLGVMEEFIDKNPKTYRSLVKAMIEACQYCSKPENHQEVATLLTERSFTGAKPKKGPVDKFTRPAIMGEYNYGGFDSKDRTIKAADGTIFFDIPNGIPKQPGEHSTFLWRSRSIWLMTQAARWGQIKEFPKNAEELASKGWRTDLYRNIAAEMGIECPKDDYKVESPEVFIDKKGFDPSDPVGYLKSFEIRHNSPVSFFMS, from the coding sequence ATGAGTGACACCACGAACTGGACGCGGCGAAGTTTTATCACGGGGTTGGGTGCGACGGCGGCGGGAATGGCACTTTCTTCATGTGCAGTAAGCAGCGATTCGCCTGACGGCGATAGCTCCGCTTCACGCTCTGCCAAAGGCCTCACGGAAGAAGCTAGGGCAATTGAACAGGTAGTAAAACCCGGCGATTTAGAAAAATCTGACATTACCGTTGGATACGTTCCCGTTAATGACTGCGCGCCCTTTGCGATCGCATGGAAAAAAGGATTTTTCCGCAAATACGGCCTTAACGTCAAACTCGTCCGCGAAGCTAGCTGGGCAACCTCACGCGACGGATTAATATTCGGTCGCACCGATGCCGCGCCTGTTGTATCCGGAGCCGTAACCAATGCCAGAATCGGAGCCGAAGGCGCACGCCACGCTCCCATGTGTGCCGCTATGGTAATTCACCGTCACGGTAACGCCATGACGATGAACAAAGCCATGTGGGATTTTGGGTTGCGTCCCTGGTACGAGTACCAACAACAGTACGGCGATCGCGCTTTAGAAGAATTTGGCAAACAATTTAAAGCCTACTTTGACAGCCAACCACCAGAACAGAGAGTTTGGGCTGTTGTACTAAGTTCATCCATTTACGAATACTTCGTCCGCTATTTATCCGCCGCCGCCGGAGTCGATCCCATCAAAGAGTTTCGCATCATCATTGTTCCCCCGCCGCAGATGGTTAGTAACGTGCGGATTGGTGCAATGCAAGCCTACATGGTTGCAGAACCTTGGAATACACGAGCAATTTACGAAAAAGCAATTACTGGCGAACAGGGAATCGGTTTTACCTTCGCTCAAGGTAAAGAAGTATGGTTGGGACACCCAGACCGACTTTTGGGAGTTATGGAAGAATTTATTGATAAAAATCCCAAAACTTATCGTTCCCTAGTCAAGGCAATGATTGAAGCCTGCCAGTATTGCAGCAAACCCGAAAACCACCAAGAAGTTGCCACGCTACTTACCGAGCGCTCGTTTACGGGTGCAAAACCTAAAAAAGGCCCAGTGGATAAGTTTACGCGCCCTGCAATTATGGGTGAATACAACTATGGGGGCTTTGATAGCAAAGACCGCACTATAAAAGCCGCTGACGGCACAATTTTCTTCGATATTCCTAACGGCATTCCCAAACAGCCAGGAGAACATTCAACGTTTCTCTGGCGCTCTAGAAGCATTTGGTTGATGACTCAAGCAGCTCGTTGGGGACAAATTAAGGAATTTCCTAAAAATGCCGAAGAACTGGCAAGCAAAGGCTGGCGAACCGATCTCTATCGCAATATTGCCGCCGAAATGGGAATTGAGTGCCCCAAAGATGATTACAAAGTCGAATCCCCTGAAGTCTTTATTGACAAAAAAGGCTTCGATCCCAGCGATCCAGTCGGCTATCTAAAAAGTTTTGAAATCCGCCATAATAGCCCGGTTTCTTTCTTCATGTCTTAA
- a CDS encoding chlorophyll a/b-binding protein, which translates to METRTPDLAPKTLAYNGKDRNAFLFGWNPQAELWNGRLAMIGFLAYLLWDLAGYSVVRDILHLVSYTTTVR; encoded by the coding sequence ATGGAAACCCGCACACCTGATTTAGCTCCTAAAACTCTCGCTTATAATGGTAAAGATCGCAACGCCTTTTTGTTTGGCTGGAATCCTCAAGCTGAACTGTGGAACGGACGCTTGGCGATGATAGGTTTTCTAGCTTACTTGCTTTGGGATCTTGCTGGCTATAGCGTGGTGCGCGATATCCTCCACCTCGTTTCATATACTACTACAGTTCGCTAA
- a CDS encoding DUF1830 domain-containing protein, giving the protein MQATYNVGSEKLAQEGEIFLCFYTNYTSKIQVAKINNIKDCNFERVVFPGQRMLFEAMPNAQLEIHTSGTGKEILSDRINCDGLRVN; this is encoded by the coding sequence ATGCAAGCAACTTATAATGTGGGTTCTGAAAAACTAGCTCAAGAAGGCGAAATATTTTTATGCTTTTATACCAACTACACTAGCAAAATCCAAGTTGCTAAAATTAATAATATTAAAGACTGTAACTTTGAGCGTGTTGTTTTTCCAGGACAGCGTATGTTATTTGAAGCAATGCCAAACGCTCAACTGGAAATTCATACGAGCGGGACGGGCAAGGAGATTTTATCAGATAGAATTAACTGCGACGGCCTGCGAGTAAATTAA
- a CDS encoding chlorophyll a/b-binding protein has product METRTTDLPPVASAYNGKDRNAFLFGFNPQAELWNGRLAMIGFLAYLLWDLAGYSVVRDILHLISY; this is encoded by the coding sequence ATGGAAACTCGCACTACCGATCTACCTCCTGTAGCTAGCGCTTACAACGGTAAAGACCGCAATGCATTTTTGTTTGGCTTCAATCCCCAAGCTGAACTATGGAATGGACGCTTGGCGATGATCGGTTTTCTTGCTTACTTGTTGTGGGATTTAGCTGGGTATAGCGTTGTCCGCGACATCCTGCACCTGATTTCTTACTAA
- a CDS encoding universal stress protein → MNIKSMLLRLESAMGRQDLTEQMLLVPTPASSSEEREQFTKSVNLIVGYNRSPSSQTALDLTLWIAHQTRLVTKAQVTVQVVYVLDSELPTKSSDIVNSTPHIPLEFAESSALRSPTPVLTQPSQMAMATPPRVTSIEPSYLRATFYQDNHLDQANRILSQARSLADEWRGSFKAHLRFGCVAAELRKVVESEAAALLFLGCTSANHPLVQKLGADFPCPVLGIPSDCHQED, encoded by the coding sequence GTGAATATCAAGTCAATGTTACTGCGCCTTGAAAGCGCAATGGGTCGTCAAGACTTAACGGAACAAATGCTTTTGGTGCCTACTCCTGCATCATCTTCTGAAGAGCGGGAGCAATTTACAAAATCGGTTAACCTAATTGTTGGCTATAACAGATCCCCTAGCAGCCAAACAGCTCTAGATCTTACTCTATGGATTGCCCATCAAACTCGTTTAGTCACAAAGGCGCAAGTCACAGTTCAAGTTGTCTATGTTTTAGATAGCGAACTACCCACTAAAAGTTCAGATATCGTCAACTCAACCCCTCACATACCCTTGGAGTTTGCCGAATCATCTGCATTAAGATCTCCTACCCCTGTTTTAACTCAACCATCACAAATGGCTATGGCAACACCGCCACGAGTAACCTCCATAGAGCCATCTTATTTAAGAGCTACCTTTTACCAAGATAATCACTTAGACCAAGCAAACCGCATATTATCCCAAGCACGCAGTCTCGCTGACGAATGGCGCGGTTCCTTCAAAGCCCATCTCCGCTTTGGTTGCGTTGCTGCGGAACTAAGAAAAGTTGTTGAATCTGAAGCGGCGGCTCTATTGTTTTTGGGCTGTACTTCTGCGAATCATCCACTTGTCCAGAAATTAGGTGCTGATTTCCCCTGCCCGGTTTTGGGAATTCCTTCGGATTGCCACCAAGAAGATTAG
- a CDS encoding chlorophyll a/b-binding protein, with product MQTSTPELAPKTLAYNGKDRNTFLFGWNPQAELWNGRLAMLGFVAYLLWDIAGYSVVRDILHLIG from the coding sequence ATGCAAACAAGCACACCTGAACTAGCTCCTAAAACTCTTGCTTATAACGGCAAAGACCGTAACACTTTTCTGTTTGGCTGGAATCCTCAAGCTGAACTTTGGAACGGACGCTTGGCAATGCTGGGCTTTGTTGCGTATTTGCTGTGGGATATTGCTGGTTATAGTGTGGTTCGGGACATCCTTCACTTGATCGGCTAA
- a CDS encoding sensor histidine kinase, giving the protein MMDFSQVLRDKIDIIVETWVEAVRQDEQIETAKDLTYKGVRNSLPIVLQAIVTMLSQSQDSDIKTLVETSLEHGILRAKQGYDAEEMAREYRLVRWTIFSVLEEDLLKGSPSEVIRAMRLIDTALDEVIARCFKSFTEERLRELQELQSQLQLTNQELTRLLRANQDNLSHLAHELKTPLTSIIGYSDLFLRLQRNKSATNDTVPNLGHIERVLNSGRQLLHLINDTLEISRSQAGKMKLQPRATDVRSIVNNIVEMVEPLAHSKKLEIVVECDRAPEQIITDCLRLQQIITNLLSNAIRYTDAGVVRLTCEVVSDQQWAIAVTDTGIGISTEDQKHIFDAYFRAGKSGSLLPESTGLGLAIVLSLVKLLQGKIELVSEVGVGSTFTVTLPLEVKISEAMLKL; this is encoded by the coding sequence ATGATGGATTTTAGTCAAGTACTGCGCGATAAAATTGACATAATTGTTGAAACGTGGGTGGAGGCAGTTCGCCAGGATGAGCAGATTGAAACTGCCAAAGATTTAACATACAAGGGCGTGCGTAATAGTCTTCCCATTGTTCTCCAAGCGATCGTTACAATGCTTTCCCAATCACAGGACAGCGATATTAAAACGCTAGTGGAGACAAGTTTGGAGCATGGCATTCTCAGGGCAAAACAAGGCTACGATGCAGAAGAAATGGCACGCGAGTACCGTTTAGTGCGCTGGACTATCTTCTCGGTATTAGAGGAAGATTTACTCAAAGGCTCACCATCGGAAGTGATTCGAGCCATGCGTCTGATTGATACAGCGCTTGATGAAGTGATTGCCCGATGTTTCAAAAGTTTTACAGAAGAGCGATTGCGGGAACTACAAGAGCTTCAAAGCCAACTACAGCTTACAAATCAGGAACTAACTCGCTTACTTCGTGCCAATCAAGATAATCTTTCGCACCTAGCTCACGAACTGAAAACGCCTCTTACATCAATTATTGGCTACTCAGACTTGTTTTTGCGGCTACAACGAAACAAATCTGCGACAAACGACACCGTTCCTAATTTAGGACATATCGAGCGCGTACTAAATAGCGGGCGGCAGTTACTTCACCTGATCAACGATACGCTAGAAATTTCAAGGTCTCAAGCGGGCAAGATGAAATTGCAGCCAAGAGCAACGGATGTACGCTCTATAGTTAACAACATTGTGGAGATGGTAGAGCCGTTGGCGCATTCAAAAAAACTAGAAATTGTAGTTGAGTGCGATCGCGCCCCCGAACAAATCATCACCGACTGCTTGCGATTGCAGCAAATTATAACCAACCTTCTAAGTAATGCGATTCGCTACACAGATGCAGGGGTTGTCAGATTAACCTGCGAAGTTGTATCAGATCAACAGTGGGCGATCGCCGTAACAGACACGGGTATTGGTATTTCTACAGAAGATCAAAAGCATATATTTGACGCTTACTTTCGAGCTGGCAAGAGCGGCAGTTTATTGCCAGAAAGTACCGGATTAGGTTTGGCTATTGTATTAAGCCTGGTAAAACTATTACAAGGAAAAATCGAGCTAGTTTCAGAGGTCGGGGTTGGCTCCACTTTCACTGTAACTTTGCCCCTAGAAGTTAAAATATCAGAAGCCATGTTAAAGCTTTAG
- the ntrB gene encoding nitrate ABC transporter permease — MILQLNLSAIAVAGQMAWKKAKPVILRDVVILPALGFLGLILLWWIIALWRSDLMPTPAQALVANLDFILNPFYQRGPGDLGIGWLLIASLRRVLIGFGLGAIVAIPVGFLIGMSKPAMMALNPVIQILKPVSPLAWLPIALAIFNLADPSAIFVIFITSLWPTIINTALGVSSVSKDYIDVARVLEMPRWRRITKIIWPASLPYIFTGLRISLGIAWLVIVAVEMLTGGVGIGFFVWDEWSRLNLSSVFLAVLVIGLTGLLLDYAVGQLEVLVTRRRPKPVS, encoded by the coding sequence ATGATATTGCAGCTAAACTTGTCTGCGATCGCTGTTGCTGGGCAAATGGCCTGGAAAAAAGCGAAACCCGTAATATTACGGGATGTTGTAATACTTCCTGCCCTTGGGTTTTTGGGGCTGATCCTGCTGTGGTGGATTATAGCCCTGTGGCGAAGCGATTTGATGCCCACCCCAGCTCAAGCTTTAGTCGCAAATTTAGACTTTATACTCAACCCATTTTATCAGCGCGGCCCCGGCGATTTAGGCATTGGGTGGCTATTAATAGCCAGCTTGCGACGGGTATTAATTGGGTTTGGACTTGGTGCTATTGTTGCCATTCCGGTTGGTTTTCTCATCGGGATGTCCAAACCAGCAATGATGGCGCTAAATCCCGTTATTCAAATTCTCAAACCAGTATCGCCCCTGGCTTGGCTGCCCATTGCTTTAGCAATATTCAACTTGGCAGATCCATCGGCGATTTTTGTTATCTTCATCACTTCTTTGTGGCCGACAATTATCAACACTGCCCTTGGGGTTTCTAGCGTTTCCAAAGATTATATAGATGTGGCGAGAGTGCTGGAAATGCCCCGGTGGCGACGAATTACCAAGATTATTTGGCCTGCAAGTTTGCCCTATATTTTCACAGGATTGCGGATAAGTTTGGGTATTGCTTGGCTAGTAATCGTCGCTGTAGAAATGTTAACTGGCGGTGTTGGTATCGGCTTTTTTGTGTGGGATGAATGGAGCCGCTTAAACCTGAGTTCCGTGTTTTTGGCAGTGCTGGTAATTGGTTTAACTGGTCTGCTTCTAGATTATGCAGTGGGTCAACTTGAGGTTTTAGTTACTCGCCGCCGCCCGAAGCCTGTTTCTTAG
- the nirD gene encoding nitrite reductase small subunit NirD, with amino-acid sequence MVQALAIRERITNWVDVCHLSAIKPNTGVCALVENQQIAIFRVGKDADLYAISNYDPFSKTFVLSRGIIGDRNGIPKVASPIYKQNFNLITGQCFDDETVSVPTYLARVVNDRVQVAISDLS; translated from the coding sequence ATGGTTCAAGCATTAGCGATTCGCGAACGTATTACCAATTGGGTGGATGTGTGTCACCTTTCCGCTATTAAGCCTAATACTGGAGTTTGTGCCTTAGTAGAAAATCAACAGATAGCAATTTTTCGAGTGGGCAAAGATGCTGATTTGTATGCAATTAGCAACTACGATCCTTTTAGCAAGACGTTCGTGCTGTCGAGGGGAATTATAGGCGATCGCAATGGTATTCCCAAAGTGGCATCACCGATTTACAAGCAAAATTTCAACTTAATTACTGGACAATGTTTTGATGATGAAACTGTAAGCGTTCCCACTTATCTGGCTAGAGTGGTTAATGATAGAGTGCAAGTAGCAATTAGCGATCTCTCTTAA
- a CDS encoding chlorophyll a/b-binding protein → METRTTDLPAVAKAYNGVDRNAFLFGFNPQAELWNGRLAMIGFLAYLLWDLAGYSVVRDILHLISY, encoded by the coding sequence ATGGAAACTCGCACTACTGATTTACCTGCTGTTGCTAAAGCTTACAACGGCGTAGACCGCAATGCCTTTCTGTTTGGATTCAACCCCCAAGCTGAACTATGGAACGGACGCTTGGCAATGATCGGTTTTCTTGCTTACTTGCTTTGGGATTTAGCTGGTTATAGCGTTGTCCGCGACATCCTGCACCTGATTTCTTACTAA
- the nirB gene encoding nitrite reductase large subunit NirB, translated as MTKTQSAEKFMTAKKNLVVIGNGMVGHKFLELMIAKGATQQWNLVTFCEETRVAYDRVNLSGYFSGKTAADLSLVEPGLYQENGIEIHIGDKAVAINREEKTVTSANGVEVTYDKIVLATGSYPFVPPITGKDAQGTFVYRTIDDLEAMSAYAKTCKVGVVIGGGLLGLECANALKNMGLTTHVIEFAPRLMPVQIDDAGGAILRNKIEELGVSVHTNKSTTEILNENGKVVKMLFADGSFLETDMIVFSAGIRPRDEIARNSGIEVGDRGGIIINDYCQTSDPNIYAIGECALYQNRIYGLVAPGYTMAGVVADILSNSAKSSFTGADMSTKLKLLGVDVASFGDNFAKTPGAKEIAIADSVQGVYKKLVLNQDGTLLLGGILVGDASAYGTLLQFMQNAIALPPHPEDLLMPPREGKAAAVGMGVDSLPDTAQICSCNNVSKAQICTAIQEGNITDIATLKKCTKAGTGCGGCVPLVTDILKSEMKKAGIEVKNNLCEHFSYSRQELYHLVRTHNIKTFDDLIHRHGKGMGCEICKPAVASILASTWNDHILETPHVSLQDTNDYYLANIQRDGTYSVVPRVPGGELTPDKLIVLGEVAKDFGLYTKITGGQRIDLFGARVDQLPHIWRRLIDTGFESGHAYGKALRTVKSCVGSTWCRFGVQDSTSLAIEVELRYRGLRAPHKLKSAVSGCTRECAEAQSKDFGIIATEKGWNLYVCGNGGMKPQHAVLLASDIDKETLIKYVDRFLMFYIRTANRLERTATWFNKLEGGIDYLKQVILEDSLGICAELEAEMTHLINTYECEWKATIEDPEKIQRFRHFVNDDSPDPSLVHIEERGQKRPAYEHEKSPVGSLN; from the coding sequence ATGACTAAGACACAAAGCGCTGAGAAATTTATGACCGCCAAAAAGAATCTCGTAGTTATCGGTAACGGCATGGTTGGGCACAAGTTCTTAGAGTTGATGATCGCCAAAGGAGCGACGCAGCAATGGAATTTAGTTACCTTCTGTGAAGAAACCCGCGTAGCTTACGATCGCGTCAACCTCAGCGGCTACTTTTCAGGCAAAACTGCCGCAGATTTATCTTTAGTTGAACCCGGTTTATATCAAGAAAACGGTATTGAGATTCATATCGGTGATAAAGCAGTTGCCATCAACCGGGAAGAAAAAACAGTTACGTCGGCGAATGGAGTAGAAGTTACTTACGACAAGATTGTTCTTGCAACTGGTTCTTATCCTTTTGTGCCTCCTATTACGGGAAAAGATGCGCAAGGCACTTTTGTTTATCGGACAATCGACGATCTAGAGGCAATGTCTGCCTACGCCAAAACTTGTAAAGTTGGGGTAGTTATTGGCGGTGGCTTATTAGGTTTGGAATGCGCTAACGCTCTCAAGAATATGGGTTTGACTACCCATGTTATTGAATTTGCACCGCGACTGATGCCAGTACAAATTGATGATGCTGGCGGTGCCATTCTCCGCAATAAAATAGAAGAACTTGGAGTGTCGGTTCATACCAACAAATCAACGACGGAAATTCTCAACGAAAACGGCAAAGTTGTGAAGATGCTGTTTGCTGACGGTTCCTTTTTGGAAACAGACATGATTGTGTTTTCAGCTGGAATTCGTCCCCGCGATGAGATTGCTAGAAATAGTGGAATAGAAGTAGGCGATCGCGGTGGAATTATTATCAACGATTATTGTCAAACCTCCGATCCAAACATCTACGCTATTGGAGAATGCGCCCTCTACCAAAATCGCATCTACGGCTTAGTAGCACCCGGCTACACAATGGCAGGCGTCGTAGCAGATATCCTGAGCAACAGTGCGAAGAGCAGCTTTACTGGCGCGGATATGTCCACAAAACTAAAACTTTTGGGCGTGGACGTTGCCAGCTTTGGCGATAATTTTGCTAAAACTCCTGGTGCTAAAGAAATTGCGATCGCTGATTCAGTCCAAGGTGTTTACAAAAAGTTGGTTTTGAATCAGGATGGAACTCTTTTATTAGGTGGAATTCTAGTAGGAGATGCATCTGCTTACGGCACGCTGCTGCAATTTATGCAGAATGCGATCGCTCTCCCACCCCATCCCGAAGATTTGCTAATGCCGCCCCGCGAAGGGAAAGCCGCCGCAGTGGGTATGGGAGTAGACAGCCTACCCGATACAGCCCAAATTTGCTCTTGCAATAATGTCAGCAAGGCTCAAATTTGTACAGCTATTCAAGAAGGCAATATTACAGATATTGCTACACTCAAAAAATGTACCAAAGCTGGTACGGGTTGCGGCGGTTGCGTTCCCCTCGTGACAGATATCCTCAAGTCTGAGATGAAGAAAGCGGGGATAGAAGTTAAAAATAATCTCTGCGAACACTTCTCCTATTCTCGTCAAGAACTCTATCATTTGGTGCGTACCCACAACATTAAAACCTTTGATGATTTGATTCACAGACACGGCAAGGGAATGGGTTGCGAAATTTGCAAGCCTGCTGTTGCTTCGATTCTCGCTTCTACTTGGAACGACCATATTTTAGAAACTCCCCATGTTAGTTTGCAGGATACTAATGATTACTACCTGGCAAACATTCAGCGGGATGGTACTTATTCCGTAGTGCCTAGAGTTCCTGGCGGCGAGCTAACACCAGATAAGCTGATTGTATTAGGAGAAGTTGCCAAAGATTTTGGACTTTACACCAAGATTACTGGCGGACAGCGCATCGATTTGTTTGGAGCGCGTGTAGATCAATTACCCCACATTTGGAGGCGATTGATAGATACTGGCTTTGAATCTGGACACGCTTATGGAAAAGCACTCCGCACTGTGAAATCTTGTGTCGGTAGTACGTGGTGTCGCTTTGGCGTGCAGGATTCTACAAGTTTGGCAATCGAGGTAGAATTGCGTTATCGCGGTTTAAGAGCGCCGCACAAACTCAAGTCTGCTGTCTCTGGTTGCACGCGGGAATGTGCCGAAGCTCAAAGCAAAGATTTTGGCATTATCGCAACAGAAAAAGGCTGGAATTTGTATGTGTGCGGTAATGGTGGCATGAAGCCTCAACACGCAGTATTGTTAGCCTCGGATATTGACAAGGAAACGCTGATTAAGTATGTAGATCGGTTCTTGATGTTCTATATCCGCACGGCGAACAGACTTGAAAGAACGGCTACTTGGTTCAACAAATTAGAAGGTGGAATTGATTACCTGAAGCAGGTGATTCTTGAAGATTCCTTGGGAATTTGTGCTGAGTTGGAAGCAGAAATGACGCACTTGATAAACACTTATGAGTGTGAGTGGAAAGCCACGATAGAAGATCCAGAAAAAATTCAGCGTTTCCGCCATTTCGTGAATGATGATTCTCCCGATCCCAGTTTGGTGCATATAGAAGAGCGGGGCCAAAAGCGCCCAGCTTACGAACACGAAAAATCCCCAGTTGGTAGCTTAAATTAA